In a single window of the Hydrogenobaculum sp. 3684 genome:
- a CDS encoding YbhB/YbcL family Raf kinase inhibitor-like protein — translation MKTRLFVFSLFIAIAVFMTEQASAFELYSKDFKNGGYIPPLFSCLGKDISPELYWKNPPKDTKSFVIIVEDLNAPGGVFYHWSVYDIPSSVHELKEGTKEYLQGLNDFGNIGYGGPCPPPGKPHRYYFNLYALNISSLGLPKGATIKAIQEKIRSHILGSAFLFGLFKR, via the coding sequence ATGAAGACGAGGCTTTTTGTCTTTTCTTTATTTATAGCTATAGCGGTTTTTATGACTGAGCAAGCATCAGCTTTTGAACTTTATAGTAAAGATTTTAAAAACGGCGGTTATATCCCGCCGTTATTTTCTTGTCTTGGTAAAGACATATCTCCAGAGTTATATTGGAAAAACCCTCCAAAAGATACCAAAAGCTTTGTCATCATAGTGGAAGATTTGAACGCACCTGGCGGTGTTTTCTATCATTGGAGCGTATACGATATACCTTCAAGTGTTCATGAGCTAAAAGAAGGTACAAAAGAATATCTTCAAGGCTTAAACGATTTTGGCAATATAGGATATGGAGGACCATGTCCACCACCTGGAAAACCGCATAGATACTACTTTAACCTTTACGCTTTAAATATAAGCTCTTTAGGATTACCAAAAGGAGCCACAATAAAAGCCATCCAAGAAAAAATAAGATCTCATATATTAGGAAGCGCCTTTCTTTTTGGGCTTTTTAAAAGATGA
- a CDS encoding MinD/ParA family protein, translated as MMEGQLSHLKRAIERGSNTRYIAISSGKGGVGKTLISINLAMIIGNTGKRVLIIDGDFGLSNVHIMLGLTPEKNLSDFINGKASIDEIVFKINNNVSFISSGNGIQELVNLSSKDITEILDRIHEYAENNFDIIIFDTPPGIHNETLIITSSSDIPIVISTPEPTAVADAYALIKVLNTSMMLKDFYVLINKCSSKEEGLKIFNSINTVSQRFLDINLKYLGYITYNKNIIRKIVDQKPFDKTLTDELTQSLKNIPLNINVQSKQSFWSKLIERLKPT; from the coding sequence ATGATGGAAGGGCAACTATCGCACCTGAAAAGGGCTATAGAAAGAGGTTCAAATACAAGATATATAGCGATATCTAGCGGTAAAGGTGGTGTTGGCAAAACTCTTATAAGCATAAACCTTGCTATGATCATAGGAAATACTGGCAAAAGGGTGCTTATCATAGACGGAGATTTTGGTCTTTCAAACGTACATATCATGCTTGGACTCACTCCAGAGAAAAACCTGTCTGATTTTATAAACGGTAAAGCAAGTATAGATGAGATAGTTTTTAAAATAAACAACAACGTATCCTTTATATCCAGTGGAAACGGTATTCAAGAGCTTGTAAACTTATCTTCAAAAGATATAACAGAGATTCTTGATAGAATTCATGAATATGCTGAGAATAACTTTGATATCATTATTTTTGATACACCCCCAGGCATTCACAACGAAACGCTTATTATTACATCGTCTTCTGATATACCGATTGTTATATCTACACCAGAGCCTACTGCTGTAGCAGATGCGTATGCTCTTATAAAGGTGTTAAACACATCTATGATGTTAAAAGATTTTTACGTTTTGATAAACAAATGTAGTTCAAAGGAAGAAGGTTTAAAAATATTTAACAGTATAAACACTGTGTCTCAGCGCTTTTTAGATATAAATTTAAAATATTTAGGTTATATAACCTACAACAAGAATATTATAAGAAAAATAGTGGACCAAAAACCTTTTGATAAGACTCTGACAGATGAGCTTACCCAGAGTTTAAAGAACATACCTCTAAACATAAATGTACAGTCTAAACAGAGTTTCTGGTCAAAACTTATAGAGAGGTTAAAACCCACATGA
- a CDS encoding uracil-DNA glycosylase, with the protein MNSTFIYETIGFGKVYIDKKLRESVKNSVDNVENKNQETLNNNSATIYKSTASDLLQQLKAFYETCKDCKKCKLSEQRTQVVFGDGNPDTGIMFVGEAPGADEDVEGKPFVGKAGKLLTQELERVGLLRQRDYYITNVVKCRPPDNRTPEEQEMITCSYILKEEIKLIKPKLVIALGRTAAVGLSGIKQISPTKVRGSFILANLKSPVLAPGTKIFATYHPSYLLRNPNELSNFREDILKIKSLIDSLR; encoded by the coding sequence ATGAACAGCACTTTTATATATGAAACTATAGGTTTTGGCAAAGTTTATATTGATAAAAAATTAAGAGAAAGTGTAAAAAATAGCGTAGATAACGTTGAAAATAAAAATCAAGAGACCTTAAATAACAATTCTGCCACGATTTATAAGTCAACCGCATCAGATTTGTTACAGCAATTAAAAGCTTTTTATGAGACTTGTAAAGATTGTAAGAAATGCAAACTATCAGAGCAAAGGACTCAAGTGGTGTTTGGTGATGGTAACCCTGATACTGGTATAATGTTTGTTGGAGAAGCACCAGGGGCTGATGAAGATGTTGAGGGTAAACCGTTTGTTGGAAAAGCTGGCAAACTTTTAACTCAGGAACTTGAAAGAGTGGGGCTTTTAAGACAAAGGGATTATTATATAACAAATGTTGTGAAATGTAGACCCCCAGACAATAGAACTCCAGAAGAGCAAGAGATGATAACGTGCTCTTATATACTAAAAGAAGAGATAAAGCTTATAAAGCCAAAGCTTGTAATAGCTCTTGGAAGAACGGCGGCAGTCGGGCTTTCTGGCATAAAACAGATATCTCCCACCAAGGTAAGGGGAAGTTTTATATTGGCAAACCTAAAAAGTCCCGTTTTAGCACCTGGGACAAAAATATTTGCCACTTACCATCCTTCCTATCTTCTTAGGAATCCAAACGAACTTAGCAATTTTAGAGAAGATATTTTAAAAATTAAAAGCCTTATAGACAGCTTACGTTAG